The Pelecanus crispus isolate bPelCri1 chromosome 7, bPelCri1.pri, whole genome shotgun sequence genome includes a window with the following:
- the MITF gene encoding microphthalmia-associated transcription factor isoform X10, translated as MLEMLEYNQYQVQTHLENPTKYHIQQAQRQQVKQYLSTTLANKHANQALSLPCPNQPGDHVMPPGTGSSAPNSPMAMLTLNSNCEKEGFYKFEEQSRVESECPALNTHSRASCMQMDDVIDDIISLESSYNEEILGLMDPALQMANTLPVSGNLIDLYGNQSMPPPGLNISNSCPANLPNIKRELTESEARALAKERQKKDNHNLIERRRRFNINDRIKELGTLIPKSNDPDMRWNKGTILKASVDYIRKLQREQQRTKELENRQKKLEHANRHLLLRIQELEMQARAHGLSLVPSTGLCSPDMVNRVIKQEPVLDNCNQDIMPHHTDLSCTTTLDLTDGTITFSDNLGNVTEPTGTYSVPAKMRSKLEDILMDDTLSPVGVTDPLLSSVSPGASKTSSRRSSMSMEDTDHAC; from the exons ATGCTGGAAATGCTTGAGTATAATCAGTATCAG GTGCAGACTCACCTTGAGAATCCAACCAAGTACCATATTCAGCAAGCCCAGCGGCAGCAGGTAAAGCAGTACCTCTCTACCACTCTAGCAAATAAACATGCCAACCAAGCCCTGAGCTTGCCATGTCCAAACCAGCCCGGTGATCATGTCATGCCGCCTGGAACGGGGAGCAGCGCGCCCAACAGTCCGATGGCTATGCTCACCCTTAACTCCAACTGTGAGAAAGAG ggATTTTATAAATTTGAAGAGCAAAGCAGGGTTGAGAGTGAGTGCCCGGCTCTGAATACACACTCACGAGCATCATGCATGCAG ATGGATGATGTGATTGATGACATAATTAGTCTGGAGTCAAGTTACAATGAAGAAATCCTTGGCTTGATGGACCCAGCCCTGCAAATGGCAAATACG TTACCTGTGTCTGGCAATTTGATTGACCTTTATGGCAACCAAAGCATGCCTCCTCCAGGACTAAACATCAGCAACTCATGTCCAGCTAATCTTCCTAATATAAAAAGGGAGCTCACAG AGTCAGAAGCGAGAGCGCTGGCTAAGGAGAGGCAAAAGAAAGACAATCACAACTTAA ttgAACGAAGAAGAAGATTTAATATTAATGATCGCATAAAAGAACTAGGCACTTTGATACCCAAGTCAAATGACCC GGATATGCGCTGGAATAAGGGAACTATTCTAAAAGCATCAGTGGACTACATCCGTAAGCTGCAAAGAGAACAGCAACGCACGAAGGAGCTTGAGAACAGACAGAAGAAGCTGGAACATGCCAACAGGCACCTGCTGCTCAGAATACAG GAACTTGAGATGCAAGCTCGGGCGCACGGACTGTCCCTTGTTCCATCTACAGGCCTTTGCTCCCCTGATATGGTCAACAGGGTCATCAAACAAGAGCCTGTGCTGGACAACTGCAACCAAGACATCATGCCGCACCACACAGACCTGTCTTGCACTACCACCCTCGATCTCACTGACGGTACCATCACCTTCAGTGACAACCTGGGAAATGTGACTGAACCGACTGGCACTTACAGTGTTCCTGCAAAAATGAGATCCAAACTGGAAGATATCTTGATGGACGATACCCTCTCCCCTGTCGGAGTAACTGACCCACTACTTTCCTCTGTGTCTCCTGGAGCATCGAAGACGAGTAGCAGGCGGAGCAGCATGAGCATGGAGGACACCGATCATGCTTGTTAG
- the MITF gene encoding microphthalmia-associated transcription factor isoform X11, with protein sequence MLEMLEYNQYQVQTHLENPTKYHIQQAQRQQVKQYLSTTLANKHANQALSLPCPNQPGDHVMPPGTGSSAPNSPMAMLTLNSNCEKEMDDVIDDIISLESSYNEEILGLMDPALQMANTLPVSGNLIDLYGNQSMPPPGLNISNSCPANLPNIKRELTESEARALAKERQKKDNHNLIERRRRFNINDRIKELGTLIPKSNDPDMRWNKGTILKASVDYIRKLQREQQRTKELENRQKKLEHANRHLLLRIQELEMQARAHGLSLVPSTGLCSPDMVNRVIKQEPVLDNCNQDIMPHHTDLSCTTTLDLTDGTITFSDNLGNVTEPTGTYSVPAKMRSKLEDILMDDTLSPVGVTDPLLSSVSPGASKTSSRRSSMSMEDTDHAC encoded by the exons ATGCTGGAAATGCTTGAGTATAATCAGTATCAG GTGCAGACTCACCTTGAGAATCCAACCAAGTACCATATTCAGCAAGCCCAGCGGCAGCAGGTAAAGCAGTACCTCTCTACCACTCTAGCAAATAAACATGCCAACCAAGCCCTGAGCTTGCCATGTCCAAACCAGCCCGGTGATCATGTCATGCCGCCTGGAACGGGGAGCAGCGCGCCCAACAGTCCGATGGCTATGCTCACCCTTAACTCCAACTGTGAGAAAGAG ATGGATGATGTGATTGATGACATAATTAGTCTGGAGTCAAGTTACAATGAAGAAATCCTTGGCTTGATGGACCCAGCCCTGCAAATGGCAAATACG TTACCTGTGTCTGGCAATTTGATTGACCTTTATGGCAACCAAAGCATGCCTCCTCCAGGACTAAACATCAGCAACTCATGTCCAGCTAATCTTCCTAATATAAAAAGGGAGCTCACAG AGTCAGAAGCGAGAGCGCTGGCTAAGGAGAGGCAAAAGAAAGACAATCACAACTTAA ttgAACGAAGAAGAAGATTTAATATTAATGATCGCATAAAAGAACTAGGCACTTTGATACCCAAGTCAAATGACCC GGATATGCGCTGGAATAAGGGAACTATTCTAAAAGCATCAGTGGACTACATCCGTAAGCTGCAAAGAGAACAGCAACGCACGAAGGAGCTTGAGAACAGACAGAAGAAGCTGGAACATGCCAACAGGCACCTGCTGCTCAGAATACAG GAACTTGAGATGCAAGCTCGGGCGCACGGACTGTCCCTTGTTCCATCTACAGGCCTTTGCTCCCCTGATATGGTCAACAGGGTCATCAAACAAGAGCCTGTGCTGGACAACTGCAACCAAGACATCATGCCGCACCACACAGACCTGTCTTGCACTACCACCCTCGATCTCACTGACGGTACCATCACCTTCAGTGACAACCTGGGAAATGTGACTGAACCGACTGGCACTTACAGTGTTCCTGCAAAAATGAGATCCAAACTGGAAGATATCTTGATGGACGATACCCTCTCCCCTGTCGGAGTAACTGACCCACTACTTTCCTCTGTGTCTCCTGGAGCATCGAAGACGAGTAGCAGGCGGAGCAGCATGAGCATGGAGGACACCGATCATGCTTGTTAG
- the MITF gene encoding microphthalmia-associated transcription factor isoform X12 — translation MLEMLEYNQYQVQTHLENPTKYHIQQAQRQQGFYKFEEQSRVESECPALNTHSRASCMQMDDVIDDIISLESSYNEEILGLMDPALQMANTLPVSGNLIDLYGNQSMPPPGLNISNSCPANLPNIKRELTESEARALAKERQKKDNHNLIERRRRFNINDRIKELGTLIPKSNDPDMRWNKGTILKASVDYIRKLQREQQRTKELENRQKKLEHANRHLLLRIQELEMQARAHGLSLVPSTGLCSPDMVNRVIKQEPVLDNCNQDIMPHHTDLSCTTTLDLTDGTITFSDNLGNVTEPTGTYSVPAKMRSKLEDILMDDTLSPVGVTDPLLSSVSPGASKTSSRRSSMSMEDTDHAC, via the exons ATGCTGGAAATGCTTGAGTATAATCAGTATCAG GTGCAGACTCACCTTGAGAATCCAACCAAGTACCATATTCAGCAAGCCCAGCGGCAGCAG ggATTTTATAAATTTGAAGAGCAAAGCAGGGTTGAGAGTGAGTGCCCGGCTCTGAATACACACTCACGAGCATCATGCATGCAG ATGGATGATGTGATTGATGACATAATTAGTCTGGAGTCAAGTTACAATGAAGAAATCCTTGGCTTGATGGACCCAGCCCTGCAAATGGCAAATACG TTACCTGTGTCTGGCAATTTGATTGACCTTTATGGCAACCAAAGCATGCCTCCTCCAGGACTAAACATCAGCAACTCATGTCCAGCTAATCTTCCTAATATAAAAAGGGAGCTCACAG AGTCAGAAGCGAGAGCGCTGGCTAAGGAGAGGCAAAAGAAAGACAATCACAACTTAA ttgAACGAAGAAGAAGATTTAATATTAATGATCGCATAAAAGAACTAGGCACTTTGATACCCAAGTCAAATGACCC GGATATGCGCTGGAATAAGGGAACTATTCTAAAAGCATCAGTGGACTACATCCGTAAGCTGCAAAGAGAACAGCAACGCACGAAGGAGCTTGAGAACAGACAGAAGAAGCTGGAACATGCCAACAGGCACCTGCTGCTCAGAATACAG GAACTTGAGATGCAAGCTCGGGCGCACGGACTGTCCCTTGTTCCATCTACAGGCCTTTGCTCCCCTGATATGGTCAACAGGGTCATCAAACAAGAGCCTGTGCTGGACAACTGCAACCAAGACATCATGCCGCACCACACAGACCTGTCTTGCACTACCACCCTCGATCTCACTGACGGTACCATCACCTTCAGTGACAACCTGGGAAATGTGACTGAACCGACTGGCACTTACAGTGTTCCTGCAAAAATGAGATCCAAACTGGAAGATATCTTGATGGACGATACCCTCTCCCCTGTCGGAGTAACTGACCCACTACTTTCCTCTGTGTCTCCTGGAGCATCGAAGACGAGTAGCAGGCGGAGCAGCATGAGCATGGAGGACACCGATCATGCTTGTTAG
- the MITF gene encoding microphthalmia-associated transcription factor isoform X9: MLEMLEYNQYQVQTHLENPTKYHIQQAQRQQVKQYLSTTLANKHANQALSLPCPNQPGDHVMPPGTGSSAPNSPMAMLTLNSNCEKEGFYKFEEQSRVESECPALNTHSRASCMQMDDVIDDIISLESSYNEEILGLMDPALQMANTLPVSGNLIDLYGNQSMPPPGLNISNSCPANLPNIKRELTACIFPTESEARALAKERQKKDNHNLIERRRRFNINDRIKELGTLIPKSNDPDMRWNKGTILKASVDYIRKLQREQQRTKELENRQKKLEHANRHLLLRIQELEMQARAHGLSLVPSTGLCSPDMVNRVIKQEPVLDNCNQDIMPHHTDLSCTTTLDLTDGTITFSDNLGNVTEPTGTYSVPAKMRSKLEDILMDDTLSPVGVTDPLLSSVSPGASKTSSRRSSMSMEDTDHAC, from the exons ATGCTGGAAATGCTTGAGTATAATCAGTATCAG GTGCAGACTCACCTTGAGAATCCAACCAAGTACCATATTCAGCAAGCCCAGCGGCAGCAGGTAAAGCAGTACCTCTCTACCACTCTAGCAAATAAACATGCCAACCAAGCCCTGAGCTTGCCATGTCCAAACCAGCCCGGTGATCATGTCATGCCGCCTGGAACGGGGAGCAGCGCGCCCAACAGTCCGATGGCTATGCTCACCCTTAACTCCAACTGTGAGAAAGAG ggATTTTATAAATTTGAAGAGCAAAGCAGGGTTGAGAGTGAGTGCCCGGCTCTGAATACACACTCACGAGCATCATGCATGCAG ATGGATGATGTGATTGATGACATAATTAGTCTGGAGTCAAGTTACAATGAAGAAATCCTTGGCTTGATGGACCCAGCCCTGCAAATGGCAAATACG TTACCTGTGTCTGGCAATTTGATTGACCTTTATGGCAACCAAAGCATGCCTCCTCCAGGACTAAACATCAGCAACTCATGTCCAGCTAATCTTCCTAATATAAAAAGGGAGCTCACAG CATGTATTTTTCCTACAGAGTCAGAAGCGAGAGCGCTGGCTAAGGAGAGGCAAAAGAAAGACAATCACAACTTAA ttgAACGAAGAAGAAGATTTAATATTAATGATCGCATAAAAGAACTAGGCACTTTGATACCCAAGTCAAATGACCC GGATATGCGCTGGAATAAGGGAACTATTCTAAAAGCATCAGTGGACTACATCCGTAAGCTGCAAAGAGAACAGCAACGCACGAAGGAGCTTGAGAACAGACAGAAGAAGCTGGAACATGCCAACAGGCACCTGCTGCTCAGAATACAG GAACTTGAGATGCAAGCTCGGGCGCACGGACTGTCCCTTGTTCCATCTACAGGCCTTTGCTCCCCTGATATGGTCAACAGGGTCATCAAACAAGAGCCTGTGCTGGACAACTGCAACCAAGACATCATGCCGCACCACACAGACCTGTCTTGCACTACCACCCTCGATCTCACTGACGGTACCATCACCTTCAGTGACAACCTGGGAAATGTGACTGAACCGACTGGCACTTACAGTGTTCCTGCAAAAATGAGATCCAAACTGGAAGATATCTTGATGGACGATACCCTCTCCCCTGTCGGAGTAACTGACCCACTACTTTCCTCTGTGTCTCCTGGAGCATCGAAGACGAGTAGCAGGCGGAGCAGCATGAGCATGGAGGACACCGATCATGCTTGTTAG